In the genome of Bacillus sp. S3, one region contains:
- a CDS encoding rhomboid family protein, whose translation MNNKESYIFWRLAYSFISDHGYRIIQLFENQKELWLEKLENKQAPIIRMLLHDLDWSNAMQRDIEYTASNGERIRKQIGRSELNVMNIYVSQFPPVDEYEYRISKPFVYPEGNKTSVSTILLTKGEYDTGFERISERLEAESTLTFHENYSEEDVETIKKAALEYAMKMVKTEKSLLSNGKPFFTYVFIAIQLAVFFWLELHGGSTNTSTLIKYGAKVNQLIEEGEWWRFITPVFLHIGFLHLVMNTMALYFLGTTVEKMFGNVRFLIIYLFSGITGFIASFIFNSTLSAGASGAIFGCFGALLYFGAIYPKLFFRTMGMNLIIVLGINLVFGFTASGIDNAGHLGGLAGGFLAAGVVHFPKKKRFLGQLLFLIASGAIVWGALTYGFNTSAQSVDENANLLMAQEYIKQDNYDQAYSVLKKSEEEAGNLTEKTYFLLSFVEIKKGMLIEAKEHLQKAIELDPAFHEAYFNLALINLEQNDVEEAKVNAEKAAKLEPNQKQYSELVREINQHIQSTGGGG comes from the coding sequence ATGAATAATAAAGAAAGTTACATCTTTTGGAGGCTGGCCTATTCTTTCATCTCTGATCATGGGTATCGAATCATTCAATTATTTGAAAATCAAAAAGAACTATGGCTTGAAAAGTTAGAAAACAAGCAGGCTCCTATTATTCGCATGCTGCTCCATGATTTAGACTGGAGTAATGCGATGCAGAGAGACATTGAATATACTGCTTCCAATGGGGAAAGAATCCGCAAGCAAATTGGCCGGTCTGAGTTAAATGTAATGAATATTTACGTCAGCCAATTCCCGCCTGTTGATGAATATGAATATCGGATATCAAAACCATTTGTTTATCCGGAAGGTAATAAAACGTCTGTAAGCACAATCCTGTTAACAAAAGGTGAATATGATACTGGATTTGAGCGGATTTCAGAAAGGCTTGAGGCGGAGAGTACCCTAACCTTTCATGAAAATTATTCCGAAGAAGATGTCGAGACCATCAAGAAAGCAGCATTGGAATATGCAATGAAAATGGTGAAAACGGAAAAGTCCCTTCTTTCTAATGGAAAACCCTTCTTTACTTACGTATTTATAGCCATACAGTTAGCTGTCTTTTTCTGGCTTGAACTGCATGGCGGGAGTACAAATACATCCACTCTGATTAAATATGGGGCAAAGGTAAACCAATTGATTGAAGAGGGAGAATGGTGGAGATTTATTACACCTGTTTTTTTGCACATTGGCTTTTTGCATTTGGTGATGAATACAATGGCATTGTATTTTCTAGGAACGACAGTCGAAAAAATGTTTGGTAATGTTCGTTTCCTAATTATTTATTTGTTTTCGGGTATCACAGGTTTTATTGCTAGTTTTATTTTTAATTCCACCTTATCGGCAGGGGCAAGCGGTGCTATATTCGGCTGTTTTGGTGCGTTATTGTATTTCGGGGCCATCTATCCAAAATTATTTTTCCGGACCATGGGAATGAATTTGATTATTGTCCTAGGCATAAACCTTGTGTTTGGGTTTACGGCATCAGGAATTGATAATGCTGGCCACTTAGGGGGTCTGGCAGGGGGATTCCTAGCAGCCGGCGTTGTCCACTTTCCGAAGAAGAAAAGGTTTTTAGGGCAATTGTTGTTTCTGATTGCCTCGGGAGCGATTGTATGGGGGGCATTAACCTACGGATTTAACACATCCGCTCAATCGGTTGATGAAAATGCCAACCTGCTAATGGCGCAAGAATATATAAAACAGGATAATTATGATCAGGCTTACAGTGTTTTAAAGAAATCCGAAGAGGAAGCAGGCAACCTGACCGAAAAAACATATTTTCTTTTATCATTTGTAGAAATAAAGAAGGGTATGCTTATTGAGGCAAAGGAACATTTACAAAAAGCTATTGAACTTGACCCTGCATTTCATGAAGCCTATTTTAATCTGGCACTCATTAACCTGGAGCAAAATGACGTTGAAGAGGCGAAGGTAAATGCCGAAAAGGCGGCAAAATTAGAACCAAATCAAAAGCAATACTCCGAATTAGTCCGTGAAATTAATCAACATATTCAATCCACTGGCGGAGGAGGATAG
- a CDS encoding L-lactate dehydrogenase, which produces MLKRVNRVALIGTGFVGSSYAFALLNQGITEELVLIDLNKDKAEGDVMDLNHGLPFAPSRTKIWYGDYSECAEADLVVITAGANQKPGETRLDLVEKNTRIFKVVVEEIMSTGFDGIFLVATNPVDILTYAVWNFSGLPKERVIGSGTILDTARFRFLLGEYFDVDTRNVHAYIIGEHGDTELPVWSHADIAGTSISKWTKNKDGFNHQDLDKIFLNVRDAAYHIIQRKGATHYGIAMGLVRLTKAILENENSVLTVSAYLDGEYGQSDIYIGVPAIVNRKGIRQIVELDLNDEENAKFTNSVRVLKKTMEPVFNNI; this is translated from the coding sequence ATGTTAAAACGTGTGAATAGGGTTGCTCTTATTGGAACAGGATTTGTTGGTTCCAGTTACGCATTTGCGCTTTTAAATCAAGGAATTACCGAAGAGCTTGTCTTAATTGACCTAAATAAAGATAAGGCAGAAGGAGATGTAATGGATTTAAATCATGGTCTTCCATTTGCTCCTTCACGGACAAAAATTTGGTATGGTGATTATAGTGAATGCGCTGAGGCTGATTTAGTGGTTATTACAGCAGGTGCAAATCAAAAACCTGGTGAAACACGGCTCGATTTAGTTGAAAAAAATACGAGGATTTTTAAAGTTGTTGTAGAAGAAATTATGTCCACGGGATTTGATGGGATTTTCCTAGTAGCTACTAATCCCGTAGATATTCTAACTTATGCTGTTTGGAATTTTTCCGGTCTTCCAAAAGAACGGGTAATTGGGTCTGGAACCATTCTAGATACAGCACGGTTCCGCTTTTTGCTTGGAGAATATTTTGATGTAGACACCCGGAATGTTCACGCCTATATTATTGGGGAACACGGTGATACAGAGCTTCCAGTATGGAGTCATGCAGATATTGCAGGTACCTCTATTTCTAAGTGGACTAAAAATAAAGATGGATTTAATCATCAAGATCTTGATAAGATTTTTTTAAATGTCCGCGATGCTGCTTACCACATTATACAACGAAAGGGCGCTACCCATTATGGAATTGCTATGGGACTAGTTAGATTGACCAAGGCAATTCTAGAAAATGAAAACTCTGTTTTAACTGTATCAGCTTATTTGGATGGCGAATATGGACAAAGCGATATCTACATTGGCGTACCGGCGATCGTTAACCGAAAGGGAATTCGGCAAATAGTAGAACTTGATTTAAATGATGAGGAAAATGCAAAATTCACAAATTCTGTTAGGGTATTAAAGAAAACAATGGAACCTGTATTTAATAATATTTAA
- a CDS encoding DUF92 domain-containing protein: MMTGLLTASGAFTAILVGLAVYIGFGINGIVVICTFFVTSSFWSKYKSSVKKPMEEKLANGSARNWRQVMANGGGAGFFSIMYFLQPDQIWLIGFIVCLASANSDTWASEIGSLSRKKPIYIRTMKRVDKGTSGAISLLGSAAALSGSLLISVISFLLFDLNIILTFLVFLFGFIGNVIDTLIGAFYQQVYVCQRCRMETEKKKHCLLPTTRIKGFTLVDNDMVNFLSGFLAAMLAILLTIVS, encoded by the coding sequence ATGATGACTGGTTTACTGACTGCTTCCGGGGCTTTTACTGCGATATTAGTAGGGCTGGCTGTCTATATAGGTTTTGGTATTAATGGAATCGTAGTAATTTGTACTTTCTTTGTAACATCAAGCTTTTGGTCAAAATATAAAAGTTCAGTAAAAAAACCTATGGAAGAAAAGCTGGCAAACGGATCAGCAAGAAATTGGCGTCAAGTGATGGCCAACGGCGGAGGAGCCGGATTTTTTAGTATAATGTATTTTTTACAGCCTGATCAAATTTGGCTTATTGGATTTATTGTTTGTCTTGCGAGTGCGAATTCGGATACTTGGGCATCAGAAATCGGCAGTTTAAGTAGAAAAAAGCCGATTTACATACGAACAATGAAGCGTGTTGATAAGGGAACATCAGGAGCCATCAGCTTATTAGGGAGTGCTGCTGCACTTTCAGGGTCATTACTTATTTCGGTGATAAGTTTTTTGCTATTTGATTTAAACATTATTTTAACTTTCCTAGTTTTTCTCTTTGGTTTTATTGGTAATGTCATTGATACTCTCATAGGTGCCTTTTACCAACAGGTATATGTTTGTCAGCGTTGCAGAATGGAGACGGAAAAAAAGAAGCATTGTCTGCTGCCAACAACTAGAATAAAAGGATTTACATTAGTGGATAATGATATGGTGAATTTTCTTTCAGGATTCCTTGCAGCTATGTTAGCGATTTTGCTAACGATTGTTTCATAA
- a CDS encoding 5-formyltetrahydrofolate cyclo-ligase, whose translation MNDKHSVRNQVKESLAQLSNPLYEDYSNKIAGRLFEDEDFQKAKVIGITVSKRPEVDTYQIIRKSWELGKQVAVPKCHPKEKRLSFRIFSEFSQLESVYYGLLEPIEALTTEVTSEQIELLIVPGLAYTVEGYRLGFGGGYYDRYLTNYSGKTLSLAFREQMIPYFPVATHDIPVSKIITANETIKIV comes from the coding sequence ATGAATGATAAACATTCTGTCCGTAATCAGGTAAAGGAATCCCTCGCACAGCTATCCAACCCCCTCTATGAAGATTATTCCAATAAAATTGCAGGCAGGCTTTTTGAAGATGAAGACTTTCAAAAAGCAAAGGTAATCGGGATTACTGTTTCGAAACGGCCTGAAGTAGATACATATCAAATTATCCGTAAATCTTGGGAACTGGGAAAACAAGTGGCAGTGCCGAAATGTCATCCGAAAGAAAAAAGATTGTCTTTTAGAATATTTTCTGAGTTTTCACAGCTTGAATCTGTTTATTATGGATTACTTGAGCCGATTGAGGCGTTGACGACAGAAGTAACCTCTGAACAGATTGAATTATTAATTGTTCCTGGCTTGGCATATACAGTGGAAGGGTATCGACTAGGTTTCGGAGGCGGTTATTATGATCGCTATTTAACAAATTACTCCGGTAAAACCCTATCACTTGCTTTTCGTGAACAAATGATCCCATACTTCCCGGTAGCAACACATGATATTCCCGTCTCGAAAATAATCACTGCCAATGAGACAATCAAAATTGTATGA
- the rpmG gene encoding 50S ribosomal protein L33 codes for MRVNITLACTECGDRNYISTKNKRNNPDRLELKKYCPRDKKSTAHRETK; via the coding sequence ATGCGTGTAAATATTACGTTAGCTTGCACTGAGTGTGGAGATCGTAACTATATTTCAACAAAAAATAAACGTAACAACCCAGACCGTCTTGAGCTTAAGAAATATTGCCCAAGAGACAAAAAATCAACAGCACACCGTGAAACAAAATAA
- a CDS encoding glycosyltransferase family 4 protein, producing MTNKTFEQKDLECKSQQKRPLNILMLCWEFPPNIVGGLSRHVFGLSTHLAEQGHNVYCLTAGNSKLPSFERMSGVNVYRVRPINEQDDQFLSWIAGLNLAMAMKAEQLSEEIQFNLVHAHDWLVGAASIALKESLRVPLLTTIHATEHGRNNGIHTEIQQFIHDKEQQLISDSDQIIVCSDYMKNELMSIFHVKDDEIAIIANGIDNLNVEQNFKPCFPEITQKKYIFSIGRIVREKGFETILEAAALAKEMEMNCFFVVAGKGPMLETYQQQIREKKLDKYVAFIGYITDEQRNALINGSEITVIPSLYEPFGIVALETMMLGKPTIVSNTGGMKGIVKHLQTGMLMVPGDAKSLLEQVHFLMNNPEKAEEIGEKGRQIVKSMYSWKRIAFETIRVMEDTLLNTRVNENENVQNVTPTNKSYVKKV from the coding sequence ATGACTAACAAAACTTTTGAGCAAAAAGATTTAGAATGTAAATCACAACAAAAGCGACCATTAAATATATTGATGCTTTGCTGGGAATTTCCTCCTAATATCGTCGGCGGTCTCTCTAGACACGTATTCGGATTATCCACTCATTTGGCTGAACAGGGGCACAATGTCTATTGTTTAACTGCAGGAAATAGTAAGCTCCCATCTTTTGAGAGAATGAGTGGTGTAAATGTCTATCGAGTGCGCCCAATAAATGAACAGGATGATCAGTTCCTTTCCTGGATTGCCGGTCTGAATTTAGCAATGGCAATGAAGGCTGAACAGCTGTCAGAAGAGATCCAATTTAATCTGGTGCATGCACACGACTGGCTAGTTGGTGCAGCATCTATTGCACTAAAAGAGTCACTGAGAGTCCCGTTATTAACGACTATTCATGCCACCGAGCATGGAAGGAATAATGGTATCCATACCGAAATACAGCAGTTTATTCATGATAAAGAACAACAATTAATATCTGACTCTGATCAAATTATTGTTTGCAGTGATTATATGAAAAATGAGCTTATGTCCATTTTTCATGTTAAAGATGATGAGATTGCCATCATTGCAAATGGGATTGATAATTTGAATGTGGAACAAAATTTCAAGCCGTGCTTTCCTGAAATAACGCAGAAAAAATATATTTTTTCGATTGGAAGAATTGTTAGGGAAAAAGGCTTTGAAACAATTCTTGAGGCGGCAGCATTAGCCAAAGAGATGGAAATGAACTGTTTTTTCGTTGTTGCGGGTAAGGGACCCATGCTTGAAACCTATCAACAGCAAATTAGGGAGAAAAAATTAGACAAATATGTAGCTTTTATTGGATATATTACTGACGAACAAAGAAATGCTCTCATTAATGGCAGTGAAATAACGGTCATTCCAAGTTTATATGAACCATTTGGCATTGTCGCACTGGAAACAATGATGCTTGGGAAACCAACAATTGTTTCCAATACAGGCGGTATGAAGGGGATTGTGAAGCATTTACAAACAGGGATGCTGATGGTTCCAGGGGATGCCAAAAGCTTGCTGGAACAAGTCCATTTCCTCATGAATAATCCTGAAAAAGCGGAAGAAATCGGTGAAAAGGGAAGACAAATTGTTAAAAGCATGTACAGCTGGAAACGAATCGCATTTGAAACCATCAGAGTGATGGAAGATACTCTATTAAACACACGCGTGAATGAAAATGAAAATGTACAAAATGTAACACCAACTAATAAATCATATGTAAAAAAGGTGTAA
- a CDS encoding DUF4912 domain-containing protein, translating into MIEEMIKLRGDGLLHQTNASAKFLPLKGELQAKLVTPRKIILFWDVSELPKRIINLFFDQKFESLVQVARIYDVTKILFNGKNAHYYHELPVSYNSGHWFIKGLVENRSYIAEIGIYISGKDYFPLYRSGCIHTPTPELPNGNVPQQDFLHFKKYEEEETPKWMEQVSTYSYYLESNKLEENND; encoded by the coding sequence ATGATTGAGGAAATGATCAAACTTAGAGGGGATGGATTGTTGCATCAAACAAACGCCTCAGCAAAATTTTTGCCACTAAAGGGAGAACTACAAGCAAAGCTTGTTACTCCACGGAAAATAATTCTTTTTTGGGATGTTTCTGAATTACCGAAAAGGATTATAAATTTATTTTTTGATCAAAAGTTCGAGAGTCTTGTCCAGGTTGCTAGGATTTATGATGTAACAAAGATCCTCTTCAATGGAAAGAATGCGCATTATTACCACGAGTTACCCGTCTCCTATAATAGCGGACATTGGTTTATAAAAGGATTGGTGGAAAATCGCAGCTATATTGCTGAAATTGGGATATATATATCCGGGAAGGATTATTTTCCGCTTTACCGCTCTGGTTGTATTCATACTCCGACACCTGAACTGCCAAACGGAAATGTACCGCAGCAGGATTTTCTGCATTTTAAGAAGTATGAAGAAGAAGAGACTCCAAAATGGATGGAACAGGTAAGTACATACAGCTATTACCTGGAATCAAACAAATTGGAGGAGAATAATGACTAA
- the phoU gene encoding phosphate signaling complex protein PhoU, producing MSARANFDHNLKELKEMLLTMAHKSEIAIKEAMLSLLNQDMDKAKKVIDGDNEIDDLEDEINDKALLLIAMESPVATDLRKISVALKVSSEVERLADIAVNIAKSAQHIGNEQHFKEIIDIPKMMEIALEMVSESITAYYSEDIELAKKCARKDDEVDKMFGELVHELLSYIPQNPNSTNQIIQLAFVCRFIERIADHSTNIAENVIYLATGKRINLNA from the coding sequence ATGAGTGCTAGAGCAAATTTTGATCATAATTTAAAAGAGTTAAAAGAAATGCTTTTAACAATGGCCCATAAATCGGAAATAGCAATTAAAGAGGCAATGCTTTCACTTTTAAATCAGGACATGGACAAGGCGAAGAAGGTTATTGACGGCGATAATGAAATCGATGATTTGGAAGATGAAATTAACGATAAGGCATTATTATTAATTGCTATGGAATCGCCGGTGGCAACCGACCTTCGGAAAATTAGTGTAGCATTAAAGGTTTCATCTGAAGTGGAGAGGCTGGCCGACATAGCGGTAAATATTGCTAAATCTGCTCAGCATATCGGGAATGAACAACATTTTAAAGAAATCATCGATATACCCAAAATGATGGAGATTGCCTTAGAAATGGTTTCTGAATCCATTACTGCTTATTATTCCGAAGATATTGAACTGGCTAAAAAATGTGCGAGAAAAGATGATGAAGTGGATAAAATGTTTGGAGAGTTGGTACATGAGCTATTAAGCTATATCCCGCAAAATCCGAACTCAACGAATCAGATTATTCAGTTAGCATTTGTTTGCAGGTTTATTGAAAGGATCGCAGATCATTCAACAAATATTGCCGAGAACGTGATTTATCTTGCAACCGGAAAACGAATCAATTTGAATGCTTAA
- the pstB gene encoding phosphate ABC transporter ATP-binding protein PstB, translating into MVTATLTRQVFDVNKLNLWYGDHHALKDINFPINKKEVTAIIGPSGCGKSTFIKTLNLMINMVPNVKMTGEINLNGKNILDDKVDLVDLRKHVGMVFQKGNPFPQSIYDNVAYGPRVHGIKKKKHLDELVIKSLMDVALWEEVKDRLNAPALGLSGGQQQRLCIARALATKPDVLLMDEPTSALDPISTLKIEELILELKEKYTIVIVTHNMQQASRVSDKTAFFLMGELIELDSTSTIFSNPHDSRTEGYITGRFG; encoded by the coding sequence ATGGTTACTGCAACATTGACAAGACAAGTATTTGATGTCAATAAGTTAAATTTATGGTATGGAGATCATCATGCATTAAAGGATATTAATTTTCCAATTAATAAAAAAGAAGTAACGGCTATTATCGGTCCATCCGGGTGTGGAAAGTCTACATTTATTAAAACACTGAATTTGATGATTAACATGGTTCCTAATGTTAAGATGACTGGTGAAATTAACTTAAACGGGAAAAATATTTTAGACGATAAAGTTGATCTTGTCGATCTAAGAAAGCATGTTGGTATGGTTTTTCAGAAGGGAAACCCATTCCCCCAATCAATTTATGATAATGTTGCATACGGTCCAAGAGTCCATGGAATCAAAAAGAAAAAGCATCTTGATGAACTTGTCATCAAATCGCTAATGGATGTTGCTTTATGGGAAGAAGTTAAGGATCGATTGAATGCACCAGCACTAGGATTATCGGGCGGACAGCAGCAACGGTTATGTATTGCAAGAGCCCTTGCGACAAAACCAGATGTATTGTTAATGGATGAGCCCACATCTGCCTTGGATCCGATTTCTACTTTAAAAATTGAAGAATTAATTTTAGAGTTAAAAGAAAAATATACTATTGTCATTGTCACTCATAACATGCAGCAGGCCTCACGGGTTTCGGATAAGACGGCTTTCTTTTTAATGGGTGAACTAATCGAACTTGATTCAACATCAACTATTTTTTCAAATCCCCATGATTCACGTACAGAGGGTTATATTACTGGAAGATTCGGATGA
- the pstB gene encoding phosphate ABC transporter ATP-binding protein PstB, with translation MQSTVPLQMENILNVKNLEIFYGEKRAVNGISMDIGKNSVTALIGPSGCGKSTFLRSINRMNDLIPGARAQGEIIYEDLNILSEQINVVALRKEIGMVFQKPNPFPKSIYENITHALKFAGIKNKSTLNQIVEESLKKAALWDEVKDRLHKSALSLSGGQQQRLCIARTIAMKPTVMLLDEPSSALDPISNAKVEELIVELKKDYSIIIVTHNMQQASRISDKTAFFLNGDLIEYDATGKIFTNPSVKKTEEYISGRFG, from the coding sequence ATGCAATCAACCGTCCCGTTGCAAATGGAAAATATTTTAAATGTAAAGAATTTAGAGATATTTTATGGCGAGAAACGAGCTGTGAATGGGATTTCAATGGATATTGGAAAAAATTCCGTTACGGCCCTTATTGGACCGTCTGGCTGTGGAAAGTCTACATTTTTAAGAAGTATTAATCGAATGAATGACCTGATTCCTGGTGCAAGGGCACAAGGAGAAATTATTTATGAAGACCTAAATATTTTGTCTGAACAAATAAATGTAGTGGCATTGCGTAAAGAAATTGGCATGGTATTTCAAAAGCCTAATCCTTTTCCAAAATCAATTTACGAAAATATTACCCACGCACTTAAATTTGCGGGTATTAAAAATAAAAGCACACTCAATCAAATTGTCGAAGAAAGCTTAAAAAAAGCAGCATTGTGGGATGAGGTAAAGGACAGGCTCCATAAGTCCGCGCTTTCACTTTCAGGTGGACAGCAGCAGCGTCTTTGCATTGCCAGGACGATTGCGATGAAGCCGACGGTAATGCTCCTTGATGAACCATCATCGGCATTGGACCCAATTTCCAATGCGAAGGTGGAAGAGCTGATTGTTGAATTGAAAAAGGATTATTCCATCATAATTGTCACCCATAATATGCAGCAGGCTTCCCGTATATCGGATAAAACGGCCTTCTTTTTAAACGGTGATTTAATTGAATATGATGCGACTGGAAAAATCTTCACCAATCCTTCTGTTAAGAAGACGGAAGAATATATCTCCGGAAGGTTTGGATAA
- the pstA gene encoding phosphate ABC transporter permease PstA, giving the protein MKSKTADRIATGVFIAIAIIIITILVGLFSFIIINGFKHISWEFLTSPSSNVRAGGGIRDQLFNSFYVLFITMLISIPLGLGGAIYMAEYAKPGKVTDIIRSCIEVLASLPSIVIGMFGLLVFVNTTGWGYTILGGALALTIINLPSIVRVGEDAIRSVPRDLKEASLALGITKWHTIKTVILPSAFPSILTGVILAAGRVFGEAAALLFTAGLSTPRLDYANWNPFSDQSPLNIFRPAETLAVHIWSVNTQGLIPDVEEIASGSGAVLVISVLLFNLLARWIGRMITNKVTATK; this is encoded by the coding sequence ATGAAAAGCAAAACTGCTGATCGAATTGCGACTGGAGTCTTTATTGCCATAGCTATTATTATCATTACGATTTTGGTTGGATTATTCTCGTTTATTATTATAAATGGATTTAAACATATTTCTTGGGAATTTTTAACGAGCCCTTCGAGTAATGTAAGAGCAGGCGGAGGAATACGTGACCAATTATTTAATTCTTTCTATGTCCTTTTTATTACGATGTTGATTTCGATTCCACTAGGCTTGGGTGGTGCCATTTATATGGCCGAATATGCTAAACCTGGAAAAGTTACGGATATCATTCGTTCCTGTATCGAAGTACTAGCCTCCCTTCCGTCGATTGTTATCGGCATGTTTGGATTATTGGTATTTGTTAATACAACAGGCTGGGGATATACAATTTTAGGCGGTGCCTTAGCATTAACCATTATTAATCTGCCATCCATCGTACGGGTTGGTGAAGACGCCATCCGTTCAGTGCCTAGGGATTTAAAAGAAGCAAGTCTTGCATTAGGAATTACGAAATGGCATACGATAAAAACCGTAATCTTGCCAAGTGCATTCCCGTCAATTTTAACAGGTGTCATCCTCGCTGCGGGAAGGGTATTCGGTGAAGCGGCAGCACTTTTATTTACTGCTGGCCTTTCCACACCGCGGCTTGATTATGCCAATTGGAATCCATTTTCTGACCAATCACCATTAAATATTTTTCGTCCTGCAGAAACTCTTGCTGTTCATATTTGGTCAGTCAACACCCAAGGGTTAATACCGGATGTCGAGGAAATAGCGAGTGGGTCAGGAGCTGTCCTAGTTATTTCTGTTTTACTTTTTAACCTTTTGGCTAGATGGATAGGTAGAATGATTACGAATAAAGTTACTGCAACTAAATAA
- the pstC gene encoding phosphate ABC transporter permease subunit PstC — translation MDGELRGKILVILCAVIMISATISITIFLGTKGLQSFIKNGVSLIEFLTSTAWNPTNKANPEYGALPFIFGSFAVTFLAALVAAPLGIGGAIFMTEIAPSWGRKILQPVVELLVGIPSVVYGFIGLTVLVPFVRDHIGGLGFSLLSGTIVLAVMILPTITTIATDAMSSLPKNLREGSYALGATRWQTIRKVLIPAALPSLLTAVVLGMARAFGEALAVQMVIGNVRNLPSSLLDASATLTTIITLNMGHTTYGSVENNTLWSMGLILLVMSFAFILLIRYLSSRRKL, via the coding sequence ATGGATGGGGAATTACGTGGAAAGATTCTGGTAATTCTATGTGCCGTTATTATGATTTCAGCAACTATATCCATTACCATTTTTCTGGGCACAAAGGGTTTACAATCATTTATTAAAAATGGTGTAAGTCTTATTGAGTTCTTAACCAGTACAGCCTGGAATCCTACCAATAAAGCCAATCCAGAATATGGTGCGCTGCCATTTATTTTCGGTTCTTTTGCCGTTACATTTCTTGCTGCATTAGTCGCAGCACCATTAGGAATTGGTGGCGCGATATTCATGACAGAGATAGCACCTTCTTGGGGAAGGAAAATATTACAGCCAGTCGTCGAGCTATTAGTTGGAATTCCATCTGTTGTTTATGGATTCATCGGGCTTACAGTATTAGTTCCTTTTGTCAGGGATCATATTGGAGGGCTAGGTTTTAGTTTGCTTTCGGGTACTATTGTCCTTGCTGTTATGATTTTACCAACAATTACCACTATCGCTACAGATGCAATGAGCTCTTTACCAAAAAATTTAAGAGAGGGCTCTTATGCGCTTGGTGCAACACGCTGGCAAACGATTCGAAAGGTGCTCATCCCTGCAGCACTCCCATCCTTGCTTACTGCTGTCGTTCTAGGTATGGCACGTGCATTTGGTGAAGCTTTAGCAGTACAAATGGTAATCGGAAACGTGAGAAATTTACCATCGAGTCTATTAGATGCCTCGGCAACGTTAACGACCATTATTACTTTAAACATGGGTCATACCACTTATGGAAGTGTTGAAAATAACACCCTGTGGTCTATGGGCTTAATTTTATTAGTGATGTCGTTTGCCTTTATTCTCCTGATTCGATATCTCTCATCAAGGAGGAAGCTGTAA